Genomic window (Acidobacteriota bacterium):
CCGCGTCGGGAGCCGCGGCCTGGGCGGCGCGGCGGCAGGCGAAGCCGCGGGCGTCGAAGCCGGCCACAGGCGCCGCCCCCGAGCGGCCCGCGTCCAGCGCGGCCCAGGTGGCGGCGCGATCGCCGCCCAGGGCGGAGACGAACCCGGCGCCGGTGATGACCACGCGTTCACTCATCCCATCGCCCCAGGCAGAGGCAGGCATTTTGGCCGCCGAAGCCGAA
Coding sequences:
- a CDS encoding beta-ketoacyl-ACP synthase II (FabF; beta-ketoacyl-ACP synthase II, KASII; catalyzes a condensation reaction in fatty acid biosynthesis: addition of an acyl acceptor of two carbons from malonyl-ACP; required for the elongation of short-chain unsaturated acyl-ACP) is translated as MSERVVITGAGFVSALGGDRAATWAALDAGRSGAAPVAGFDARGFACRRAAQAAAPDA